In Nostoc sp. GT001, a genomic segment contains:
- a CDS encoding septal ring lytic transglycosylase RlpA family protein, which translates to MNQRHLWTIVALFLTVLGIPSVGCTQTTKGNALASQKSPAPDVVKVGEYQSTAGKQTLDAVITEIHPHDIRGRKAATLFIKNIPVLTFLSSVSNTNLETKKVGAIGNTGGVQSYALIASNSSNALNTGNVIDASNQISSADNDPVQIAGVIAAKINQLNRENVDGSKITVSWKAGEKSTANQAQNKSVPVQQNGDRYVIKINGEELVEINEGTRLADTTNNLAQDALQATNRLRRLLGNASPIKEIANLPVRQQISIPKLPQQVAVGVVRSTLRGVASFYGYDFAGNRTASGQRFNPEAMTAAHRSLPFGTKVRVTNTRNGRSVVLRINDRGPFIRGRVIDVSTGAARILGMMGSGIAPVQIEVLGK; encoded by the coding sequence ATGAATCAAAGACATTTGTGGACTATTGTTGCCCTGTTTCTGACTGTTTTGGGAATACCATCAGTCGGTTGCACTCAAACCACCAAGGGGAATGCGCTAGCATCCCAAAAATCACCTGCCCCTGATGTGGTTAAGGTGGGAGAGTACCAATCAACAGCAGGGAAACAAACCTTGGATGCTGTGATTACAGAAATTCATCCTCACGACATTAGAGGACGTAAGGCGGCAACCCTTTTTATCAAAAATATACCTGTTCTCACCTTTTTGAGTTCTGTATCAAATACGAATCTTGAGACTAAAAAAGTTGGTGCAATTGGCAATACTGGGGGCGTACAATCGTACGCCCTTATTGCTAGCAATTCATCCAATGCGTTAAATACTGGGAACGTAATAGATGCGAGTAACCAGATTAGCTCCGCTGACAATGACCCGGTTCAGATAGCTGGTGTAATAGCAGCTAAGATCAACCAGTTGAATCGGGAAAACGTGGACGGGAGTAAGATTACCGTCAGTTGGAAAGCAGGGGAAAAATCTACTGCTAATCAAGCGCAAAACAAAAGCGTTCCTGTCCAACAAAATGGCGATCGCTATGTAATCAAAATTAATGGCGAAGAACTGGTCGAAATCAACGAAGGTACGCGACTAGCAGATACCACCAACAATCTGGCGCAAGATGCATTGCAAGCAACCAATCGCTTGCGGAGACTACTAGGCAATGCATCTCCTATAAAAGAGATTGCGAATTTACCAGTCCGTCAACAAATATCAATACCAAAGCTGCCTCAACAGGTTGCCGTCGGAGTAGTGCGATCCACCTTGAGAGGTGTAGCTTCTTTTTATGGCTATGACTTTGCTGGTAATCGCACCGCTAGCGGCCAGAGATTCAACCCTGAAGCAATGACTGCTGCTCATCGCAGCTTACCCTTTGGCACAAAAGTTCGTGTCACCAATACCCGCAATGGTCGTTCTGTAGTGCTGCGGATTAATGACCGAGGCCCATTCATTCGAGGTCGAGTCATTGACGTATCTACTGGCGCGGCTCGAATTTTGGGAATGATGGGCAGTGGCATAGCACCAGTACAGATTGAAGTCTTAGGGAAATAA
- the glsA gene encoding glutaminase A encodes MSLMTNQGDIEIEPSPLKAVLNELHSQYKSLREGAVAKYIPELAKANPDLFSICIVTVDGQVYKVGDYEQLFTIQSISKVFAYGLALEDHGLDYVLTRVGVEPTGDAFNAIVLDEQSKRPYNPMVNAGAIATTSLIKGSGPTERLNRMLDMFRRYIGRDVFVDISVFTSERSTGHRNRAMAHLMLNFGMIDRNIEEALDLYFQQCAVMVNCQDLAVMAATLANKGINPITKERAVDKRYIKDILSVMYTCGMYNFAGEWAYKIGIPAKSGICGGIIAVVPNKMGIGVFSPLLDVRGNSVRGVKVCEELSQRLGLHLFDCSGSEASK; translated from the coding sequence ATCAGCCTAATGACAAATCAAGGAGATATAGAAATAGAACCATCGCCATTAAAAGCTGTTCTCAACGAGTTGCATTCCCAGTACAAGTCTCTGCGGGAGGGTGCAGTAGCGAAATACATTCCCGAACTGGCAAAGGCAAACCCGGATTTGTTCAGCATTTGCATTGTGACAGTAGATGGTCAGGTTTACAAGGTTGGGGACTACGAGCAACTTTTTACTATTCAGTCAATTTCTAAGGTGTTTGCTTATGGACTTGCCTTAGAAGATCATGGATTAGATTATGTTTTAACTAGAGTTGGCGTAGAACCGACGGGGGATGCATTCAACGCGATTGTTTTGGATGAGCAATCGAAGCGACCTTATAATCCAATGGTAAACGCTGGAGCGATCGCCACCACTAGTTTAATCAAAGGTTCCGGCCCCACCGAACGCCTTAACCGAATGCTGGATATGTTTCGGCGATATATTGGGCGCGACGTATTCGTTGATATTTCAGTTTTTACCTCAGAACGGAGTACAGGGCATCGTAACCGCGCAATGGCGCATTTGATGCTCAACTTTGGCATGATTGACCGAAACATTGAAGAAGCGCTTGATCTTTATTTCCAGCAGTGTGCTGTGATGGTGAATTGTCAAGACTTAGCAGTGATGGCGGCTACTCTGGCGAACAAAGGTATTAACCCCATCACCAAAGAACGGGCCGTAGATAAACGTTACATCAAAGATATTCTGAGTGTTATGTATACCTGTGGAATGTACAACTTTGCAGGTGAGTGGGCTTATAAAATTGGGATTCCGGCGAAAAGCGGGATTTGTGGTGGGATTATTGCCGTTGTACCCAATAAAATGGGCATTGGAGTTTTTTCACCGTTGTTGGATGTGCGTGGTAATAGTGTGCGGGGGGTAAAGGTTTGTGAAGAACTTTCCCAACGTTTAGGTTTACATCTATTTGATTGTTCTGGTTCAGAGGCGTCAAAATAA